The following is a genomic window from Neomonachus schauinslandi chromosome 15, ASM220157v2, whole genome shotgun sequence.
AGAGCAGCAGAGCTAGGGGACAGGTGGGGAAGTGGaggcaggaaaggacagatgGTCTCAGCCTTGGGGAATTACCCACCCCTGCCCGTGTGTAGGGCCTTGCCCCCGGGTGAAGTCAATGGCCtgtggtggatggatggacagggcAGGGCTGACCTGGTTAGTCTCCCTGATAAAGTGAGCTTTAAGAAGGgtctggaaagaggaaaagagaagccagggagaggagagggatgaAGATAACACCTTGGAAACATAGCCTAAGCAGCCCTTCTAATGCCTCTGCCCTCTGTGACCTCTGTCGCCATCAGTCAACCTCCTGACCACAGTGGCCTTGACCCGGCTGGCCACCAGAACCAGGAAGCCATCCTACTATTACCTTCTGGCTCTCACGGCCTCGGATATCGTCACCCAGGTGGTCATCGTGTTCGTGGGCTTCCTCCTGCAGGGGGCCGTGCTGGCCCGGCAGGTGCCCCAGGCTGTGGTGCGCTCGGCTAACATCCTGGAGTTTGCCACCAACCACGCCTCAGTCTGGATTGCTGTCCTGCTCACGGTGGACCGCTACAGCGCCCTGTGCCACCCGCTGCGTCACCGGGCCGCCTCGTCCCCAGGCCGGACCCGCCGGGCCATCGCCACTGTCCTCGGTGCCGCCCTGTTGACGGGCATCCCCTTCTACTGGTGGCTGGATGTGTGGAGGGACGTGGACCCCCCCAGCATGCTGGACGAGGTCCTCAAGTGGGCTCACTGCTTCACGGTCTATTTTATCCCTTGTGGCGTCTTCCTGGTCACCAACTTGGCCATTGTCTGCCGGCTGCGGAGGAAGAGCCAGAGTGGGCTGCGGCCCCGGGTGGGCAAGAGTACAGCCATCCTCCTGGGCGTCACCACCCTCTTCGCCCTCCTTTGGGCACCCCGGATCTTTGTCATGCTCTACCACCTGTATGTGGCCCCCGTCCACCGCGACTGGAGGGTCCACCTGGCCTTGGACGTGGCCAACATGGCCGCCATGCTCAACACGGCAGTCAACTTTGGCCTCTACTGCTTTGTCAGCAAGACTTTCCGGGCCACCATCCGAGAGGTCGTCCACGATGCCCACCTGCCCTGCACGCTGGGGTCACGGCCAGAGGGTACGGTGGTGGACCCTGCGCTAAAGCCTCCAGGACTTCCCAAAGGGGCAGAACGGTAGAGGCAGGGCCCAGCCAGGGTGCTTGGGGGCGGCTCGGGGCCGGATTTACTGCTGCCTTTGTGGTGTGCCCGCAAGACTTTATCAACACCCTACTTCGCCATCTGAGGGTGGGGCGGGGAAGGCTCCTTCCTGTGGCGGCGGCTCCCCAGGTGCGGGGGCGTCCAATTTATCCAACTCTCACATTAGCTTCACCAGCAGTTCCGACTTCCTGGCCCAAGGAGAGGGCTCTGCCAGGCACAGGCTAATAAAGTCAGCTGCTCCGGGCATTCCTCTGTGGGGGACATTTCACCTGGCACGTTTCGAAGGCTGGATTAACGTgggttggatgaatgaatgaaaggcaaGATGGATGGGTGGACGGAGGGATAGGAGTTATCTCCAgccaccaccccgcccccactcccccagAGCCTACCTCTCACTCCCTGAGTCATCACTTCTGTGGCTTCCAGTGGCAAGGCCAGGATGAAAGGAAGCCGTCAGTAGGATCTCAGGTATAttcgaggggggggggggggggggaagccatgAGTAAGGGAGTAAGGGGAGGGGGGCTTCTTGGGAAAAGGGGTGATCTTAAAGTAGATTAGGTGTCCCAGCCCTGGGGAGACACCACCCCTTGAGTCTCAAGCATCCTGCTACCATTCCAGTTAACTCCCTGCCCTGAGGCCAGAACAGGTtcagggacccagaatagccctAGGGTTTTCATTGTTGCGGCTGAGGAGACAGGAAGTGCCTCTCAGCCCTGGAGGGGGTGTTGGGAAGGGAGGACTCAGCCCACTCCACTTGGGGGAGGGCCTCTTACTGCCCCACGGGAAGGAAGGCCCAGCAGATCCGGTCCCCGGGGCTCTGCCCGgcccctcccagcctctcctGGGCCCCTCTCTCCGCCAGGGTGCCAGCCCAGAGGAGCAGCTGGGAGAGATTAGCAGATGGACCTCCCACCTGCTCTGGGCTTTGGGTAAACACATTAGTCGCCGCCGCTTTCTGCTTCCCAGTCAGTCAGGCTGAGCTGACCTTTCGCCCTGACTGGGAGGTCCAGGCCGGGGCCCACCAGCACCCAACCCCTTAGTGGGATGGCCTAGCAGAAAGAGCCAGAAATGCACGGGGCACACCGTCAGTGCAAAATAAATGCTTGGctttcctcttctccccagaACGGGGGTGTCCAGGAGGGGACTTTCAGCCATCcccaaaaggagaaaaggcaggcCCTCCATCCTTTATCCGTAATTCTAAACTTTATCCGTAATTCTAAAGAGCTCTGAAAACCAAAACATTTGTCCCAGGTTTGCCATGGTCACATTTAGTGGCAAAACCTGACCCGACCTGAGGCAGGATGAGGGAGTGTGGACGCAGTGGTTCCCTGCCGACTCTCTGCGGGTGTGGCTGCTGGAACCAAGATCGAGCGTGTGGGACAGGCCACGCGTGACCCTCCTCTGTTCTGAAAAGTTCTGAATTCTGGGACCTATCTGGTCCCAAgttcagagagaggaagggggaccCCCAGGCACCACCACTGCTGGTGGTGCGGGGTCCAGGCTGACCCTGAGTGTGCTGGGGGCACGGAGCGTCCCCCCATGTGCACACGGATGCGCCCGTGGGCAGGAGTGGTTGCGCCAGGGCTTCCTACCTTGCTTAAGGAGGAGGGCATGCAATGACAGGTATCCCGGGGAAGAGCAGGCCCTATAGGTTGGGGCAATGCTTCCCAGCCCACTGGAGGGGCCAAGTCTGCCCTACAGAGGGAGGCACTGGGAAGAAAGTTGCCTTTCTGATGCAGAACCAAATGGAACACCATGGAGGAGAGACCTTCTTCCTACTCTAAGAAACCTCCGAGAGCCCTCCAGTATCAGAAAAGAGCATTGTCGTGGAAGGCGGTACCTGGCCAGTGGGCTGTCCTCGAGAAGACCCCTTCACTCACCAGTTCCTGAGCACTGGCGAAACCAAGAACTTCCCGAAACAGGTGGGGAGGCTCTGTGGAGGCAGATAGGGCTTTGTACAGGTAGGGGCGTGGAGCCACCAGAACCAGGGTGTTAATATGAATGTGACCTCACGCAGACCCACAGGCTGGAGCGACATCAGTTTTTCCAAACAACCCTGTGTCCTGAGTATAGTCACCATTTTACACCGGGGACAtgggagcccagagaggtgacATGCTGAGCACATGGCCTTCCGCTGGTGAGGAGTGAGTCTGCCGGTTCCTGCTCTGGATCCTGCTCCTCTGAGTGCCTCTCAGGGGCTCCCAGAGGCAGCAGACTGGGGGAAGGGCCGCTTCGGGGATGCTTTGTGTCACTTACAACTTTTTGGTCCTGGACTTACTAGATTCGGAAACCACGATCAGAGTTTCCCAATAAGATGGATTGAgcaacagttcattttttttttattattatgttatgttaatcaccatacattacatcattagtttttgatgtagtgttccatggagGAACAGTTCATTTAAAAGTCTTtgtaatcttggggcgcctgggtggctcagtcgttaagcgtctgccttcggctcaggtcatgatcccagggtcctgggatcgagccccgcatcgagccccgcatcgagccccgcatcgagccccgcatcgaaccccgcatcgagccccgcatcgagccccgcatcgagctccctgatcagcgggaagtctgctgctccctctcccactccccctgcttatttatgttccctctctcactgtgtctctctctgtcaaataaataaataaaaatctttaaaaaaaaaaaaagtctttgtaacCTTTAACAAAATGAAGAGCTCATCGCTTTGATAAGCAGATCACTGACGTGCAAAGTATTATTAAAACTGCTCCTGCAGTAAGAAGGTCTCTCCTCCATGGTGTAAAAATGCCTTCGCGCATTTTTATTGTTAACTCTCAACGGCTTCGGGAAGGAGGCCAAGACTACAGTGGCGTGGCTCACCCTTCTCTCCTTGGCCAGCCCATCTGCAGAGTCTACTAGAGATGGTCTCAGTTCCACACTGAGGGTAGTTTTTAGTTCAGAAGAGTTTTCCTTATGTTCCGACTCCTGACTGGGATGCTGGCCCCCCTTTTCCCTTGTGCTCGGGCAGGAGAGCAGATGTGCTGTTGACCAGGCTTCCCGGGTCCCCTCTGTCAAGTCCACCGTCCCCAGAGCGTCTCCAGTTGGGGCTCAGAGGCTTGCCCGGCTTTCCAGCATTGCCCATGCTTCCCTGCTTCCTGCAGCCACGTCCTGCGTTCTCCCAAGTGGGGGTCAGCACTCGGGGCTTCCAGAGCGTgctcactgccccccaccccccgccctggcCCTGGTGCCGCCTCTGCTGGTTTACTTCCAGCTCCGTCCAGCTTTCCCCTTGAGGGGCTCCACTgctctttcccctttttctttttgtccacAAAAAGGGACACACGGGTTGGGTAAAAGGGGCCCAAGGCTGTCCTCGTcctgctggggtggggagtgggagcgggCAAGATGGGGACAAGGGGAAAGGCTTCTAGGAGGACCTGCTGTTTTCAGCAACCACGCTGGGGAGGGGTCCGTCCCCCACCCACCCTGAGCAGGACTTACTGAATTAAACATTGAGCCCTTTGGTCAGCCAGATGATAGATGTGGTGGCAGGGACAATGGGACGGTCTTTGACACGGGAGTCTTGGGGCTCTTGGCCTTCCCCACGCTCACCTCCTTTGTCAACCGTGAAGCTGGAGCTCCCCAGAGGGTCTTGGGGCCCACCCCCTCCTTTTGCCTGTGGCTATGGGCTCAGACAGCAGGGGGCGCTGCAGGACTGGCAGCACAGAAACTGACTGGCAGGGCTTTAAGCCAGATTTGTAGAAAGACCCAAGATACTGCAGAGAGTGTGCTTGCCCTGGGGCCCCCAGCCAGCCTGGGGAGTGGCTGGGTGGGAGGGATCAGCCATTCTCCCTGTCACTCTCCTCCACTCTGAAGCCGAGCCAGCTGCCACGTTGGGGTTGGTGAGCCCAGAGGGCCCACTGGTCACTGCAGTTTTCCCAGATCATTCTGGTGGTTGGAATGGTTTCCTGTGCGTGTCACTGTGTAAAGGGCCCTTTCAttggcctcctccctccacccatgGCAGGGTCCAGCCAGCCCCTCCCACTGGCCTCCCAGTCAGGGGAACTGCCTTCCCCACGGTGGGGAGCTTGCCCTGCGATCAGTGCCTCTGGGGTCCCCGCTCACCCCACCCTAGTCCAGCTCCACCTGGCCCCACCCCCTGGCCAGAGGGTCCTGGCCATGGCAGCCACTTTGGCATCCAAGGGAGTTGGAGCCTTGGCAGTGGCCCCACATGACAAGGATGGAGGGAAAGGGGCCGGGGAGGTGTGGAAGGAGGGAGACTGCCAAACCCCGCAGTGAGTCATGAGCAGAGGTGGGATCCAGGGTGGTTCCATCCCTGCCTGGAACCTTCCCTGGAGCCCGCTGAGTTCCTCCTTCTGATCACAAAGCAGGAGGGAGTGTCTTTtgcccgccccacccctgccagcccTACTGACCTCACCAGCCTGCAGCCCCCCATTCCTAGCTAGGACGGCCTGGGGGGCCTCTGGGAGCATGGGTAGCAGGCCTAGGCTGGGGCTGCCATGCTGGGGCGCTCGCCCACCGtttagggaagaaggaaaggtggaggctgatgcagggccAGCCAACAATGAGACTCCCACCGCCTCCTGTTGGAGGCTCCTCCCAGGCCTCCACACCTCTGTCCAAGTAGCCTGGAAAGgggaccccccccctccccgccggcCCCTGCCCGGAAGAAGGTAGGCCGCTTGCCTGGCACTCCCTCACCTTCTCTGTAAAAGGAGAGCTGAGTGGGTTAGAGCTTGACTTAGGCCCAGGCCACCATGAGGTTTGAGCAAGGGAGCCCCACCTGCCCTCCTACTGGGCAGGAGTGTTGCTGGGGGCCAGGGGCATGAGGGCACAGCTGGCCTCTTACCCACAGGTGCCCCCCTCCAACGCCCCGGAGTCCTGACCCCAAGACCCCATCCCTCTGGCCTGCTGTGAGGGGCCGGTCCACCTGCCCTCCAGCTCAGCCTGGGCAGAGGCTCCTTGgacaccgccccccgccccggctgccCTCTGGTGGCTGCTGGAGGTGAAAGAGTTAACTGGTCTGTGGTGTTTCCTTCCCGGACTCGCCTAGATGTATATTTAGCAGGCCCAGCTAGAGCTAGGAATGCCAAAATGCCCTGGCACGGCAGCCCCTGATTCGCCACAACACCCCTcggaggctggggggagggcagtgcggtgggaggaggggggcgggCGCCGTGGGAGTGGGAtggtggaaggggagagggtCCCCTGGACGACGGGGGCAGGGATGTGCGAGTGGGCTTGGAAGGAAGGCTGTGGTCTCACGGCGCATCCAGGcccaggtggaggggaggggagggtggtgctCTTTTTCTGTGGGAGAAGGACCCGGGTGACCCAGTCTCCCAGGGACGTGGGAGGATTGCTGGAGAACCGGTCTGGGATCAGAGGGCTTCCCGGTGAGGGGCGATGGGACAGGGCTGCTGGGAGAGCTCCTTCGACCACCTGCTGAAATGGCCCCAGGCCTGGGGAAGTGGGAACTGAGTATCTGCCCCAGGGTATATCCTGGTTTgggtgcccctccccactcccacccccccccccccagccaccccGGCTGGCTGGAGGTGGCCAGAGGCGAGACGGCTGGTGAGCGCCTTGCTGGGTGCTGCACTGTCACTCTGGGACGCGCAGACATGGCGGGGCTGGGGCGGAAGAGTGCTTCTAAGAGTTCCCTCCCAGTGGGGCATCCCCTGCCAGCAGAGGATGGGCTCTCACTTTGCCGGAGTGAGCAGCAGGCTCGAAAAGATCCGGGGGATTACCTGCCACCAAGACATGCCAGTTGTTACTGGTTTTAGTCTGTCTTGGTTCTCCTGACCAGGGGGTAGCACCCGTCTAGAATTTTCTGTGTCACAAACTCTCATGGAGGCAACGAACCAAACCCCTTCCCCAGAGTGCCCTCTCTACAGACAATGAAGACAGCTAACCCTTCTCTGACACCAGTGCActgcatgaccttgggaaagtcatttcCAACCTCAGGTGTGGAGGTTGGACTAGGTGGGGCCTGTGGTCACGTCCACGGGCAAGCTCCTCAGCCCCAGATGTGGCACCTTGTAGAAAAGGTAGCATCTTCTCAGCCTTTTCCACATCCCAGGCACCGGGCTGAGTGTTTTGTATGCACCATCTCATAGAATCCTTACACTAACACCACCAGGCAGGAATTgctatgtccattttacagatggacatACTGAGAGTCaaagaggttaagtcatttgcccaaagaACACACaactgggtggggagaggcagggctcGGATCCAGGCCTATTTATCTCTGGGCTCTGTACATCTAACCATTGTGCAAGGCTTGGGGAGATGCTGGAGTTGGCAGAGAGCCCAGATCCAGAAGGGGTGTGCAAAGGGAAGTCTCATGTCCAAGTACACGTGAGCACATGCCCCTTTATTCTAACTCTTGGAGTCAGGTGAAAACAGTGACTAGTTTGTAAAGTAGGTGTAAAGTTGGAAAGATGGGCTGGTCCCGGCATGAAAGGCCTCTGTGTGGCAGGCTGAGCTTCTGAAGGTTCTTAGGATTGTGTTCTAGAAAGATCCCACTGGCGGCACTATGGAGAATGGATCAAGGCTGGAAACTGGAGACCCTTGAGACCGGTGGCTAGTCCAGGCGAGAGAGGGTGAGGCCAGGATGGAGGGGCCCAGATGCTCCTGCAGGGTCTGCTGAGTTTGGAGGAGACCTGCGGACAGAAGGAGGAAATGCTCTCCCTGCCATGGCCCCTGGAGCACTGCTGGGGAGAGAGAAGTTTCCACCACTACCTGAACTGACCTACTGACCATGCTGTGCCTGTGGGAACTTAGCCCAGGTCCAGGCATTCAGAAATGTTCCTCCAGACGCTGGACATGTACCCAGAGGGAGTCTGAAGGCAAGGGGTAGTTGGGGATGGTCCCAGAAAGCCACCTGCCCCGGGGGGTCCTTGGTAGCCGGGCCTCACTTCCCGCATCTCCTACTTGCCCATTTTGCCAACGCGGCACTTCTAGTGCCAAGGACACTGGGGACTGTCCTTATGGTGCTTACGTGGCTGCATGTGAGGAGAACGGGCCTGGAGGAGGCTGCCCCAAATACCACCCCATCAGAGCTCAGAGCAGCGGCCTGGAGCAAGTTCAGACGGTGAGGTCAAGAGGCTTGAGCTGCTTCCCTTCTCGGAACACCTACCTCTGGTCCTCGCCGGGAGCCTTCCTACCTGCAATCTTTCCACCTTACATTTCTAGAAGTCCTGGGCTCTTAACCAACTCCCATGTCCCCTAACTTCTTTGACTCCAGTATAGGAATAAATGAGAGCCACCCAAAGGAGAACCAGCAAAGGCTAGTGCTTCGGAGCTTGCTCCGAGGAGTCAGCCACATCACCCGTGTTTGACAGGGACTCGAGGGGGACGGGGAGCAGGAAAGCTTATAGTGGAACAAATGGCAAGAGCTCGGTTGTGCCCTGACAGGAGGCTAGGGACCAGGGCCAGCCAGCTGCAGGGGGGAGGCTAACTAGGCAAGGGGCATCCTACATGATTGAGTGGTTGGGTGCAGATTTGGTTTCCTCTGGTTGGTCCTAAGCAGGAACAAGAATTAGGGAAGCTGTCACTCATTAATCGCGTCCGGGCCACTTGGGGCCGATTGTTATGGGGTTATTGTTTGGCTACTGGGGGACCAGTTGCTAGAGATAGCGGTCTGATGCCCTGCATGTCTGAATCACAGCTAGCAGGCCGGCTTCCTGGGCGGCTTCCTACAAACCATGATTGGATTCCTGAGCTGGTTGCTGCAGGATTGTGGGTCACGGTTCTATTTTTATAGATGGTCTGGCCATTGTCCATCTGTAGATTCAGTCTGTCACCAACAACCTGTGTGTATCAGCCCAGTTTTTCAGGCACGCACACCAGAAATTGGAAAGGTTAGTTGACAGCTCGGTTGCAGAGCCAGTAAGTTTCAGAACTTGGACAAGAACCCACTGGTTTTGTGCACAaccttttccttcctgtcttctgcAGGCAAGCTTCCTGCCACCAGCTCCAACCCCAATACTTTGCACACgctctccataaatatttattaaatgagtgaatactCATTTTTATGATGTCAGTGAGGAGATCAGCTAGAAATGCAAAAACTGAGACTGGGGGTGTCCTAGCCGATGAGGCACCTGCACTTAGAACTGCTGAGTTCCAGGCTCTCTCCCCTCTGATATCCTGCGAGCATCGTGCACTCCAGAGTTGAAAGTTGAAACCACAGTCTGAGACCTGTGGGTTCCTGCCAGTTGGGCCGGAAGGGAACCGGCCTCCAGGATGCAAGAGCAGTCTGCCTCCGGGTCTGTCCACCCCACCGACCGTTCCGCTGTTAATAATCAAAGTATTGGGGATTCTGGTCCATCTCACTGAATGACAGGAGCAGCCAATGGTGGAGGAGGCTATTTCCTCCCAGAAGCTGGCCTGGGAGTGAGGCCAGGTAGGGGGACCGGAGCCTCAGGCCCTGTGGATGGCAGAAGTCTAAGGTGACCCCATGATCTCCATCCCTGTCCTCAAGAGTTACTCCTTGATTAttgtagaggccacttttaggcaacAAGCTTGAGCCCTGGAAAGTTGAACAAAGcaaaagggcccacagtgaccactGAGCTGATGCAAACAGGCTCATTAAAGCCATAGGTCCTAACTGACccatgggctacttacaaccaggcacagttcctaagttaccaaaaaagggaaaattccatctGTGCCCATACTCCCTCACTCCACCCTGTAACTATAGCCCCTCACCACCTCCTCgtggcagacagtctctcctttgctgtcttgCCCTCTGTGCCCTTGCTGTGTATTcaataaaattctcttttgttggggcgcctgggtggctcagtcgttaagcatctgccttcagctcaggtcatgatcccagggtcctgggatcgagccccgcatcgggctccctgctctgcaggaagcctgcttctccctcttctactccccctgcttgtgttccctctctcactgtgtctctctctgtcaaataaataaataaaaatctttaaaaaaaaaaattctcttttgttctgtttggggGGATTCTTTCACCAGCCATGCCACTGGCCCCCACCCCATTGGGACGCCCCACAATTATTTTAAGTAGCACAGTGAAAGGGATCTTCCACACAGGGAAAACCACATGGCCGGGGAAGGGCAGCGGTCTGAGAGGTCAGGTGACCTGGAGGGTGGGGGTCAGACGTCCTGAGAGATCAGGAGACTGGTGTGTATCCTGTACTAGTCCCAGAGCCCCGGGCCTCTGCAAGCCCCAGTTTCTATATCTGCAAAGTGAGTTGTTGGCCCAAGTAATCTAACCCTACCTATTGTGATCTGGATTCTTTTAAGCCCAAGAGAGGCCAGGATTAAGGCTGACTCCCCTGGGTTATGCTGGTGGGGTGGGTCGAGGTGGCTCCTTGGTCCCTtggaaagaagcagaagaaatcaCTTCTGAATGTGGCCACTGTGTCTgtgggccccctcctcccctccagcctcaggTCCTCTCTCACCTCGAGTAGATGGGCCACACCTATGAAGGAAAGAGATTTTGGGTGAGCAACAGGTGTGGTTGTTAATTTTTCCAAGGGCTTGGTTCTGCCTTTCGAGAtctgtgcgcgtgcacacacacacacacacacacacacacgaggggTGTGGTCACAACCTGACAGAGACTTCTCAGTCCCTCAATAGACCTGCTCACTTCACACAGGCTGTGCATCGGGAGGCTGAGCCCAGGCCAGGGGCGGGGACTGACCCCTCGCTGCCCCCCACCACGGCCCTGGCGCCCCGACTCTGGCTCACTAGCTGCGGGAGGGGGCAGCGGGCAGAGGCCCTCCACACAGCCTGTAGACATTTCAGGGGCTCTGCATCtggcctctgccttctctctcctttttttctttctgaagggTGTCCAACAGAGGGCTTGGTCCCTGAAAAGCTAAGGAAAGAGGCAGGCATCGTGTGGgttgggcaggaggagagagagaaaacaagcagaggTTTGAGGATGCAAAGGGGAGGGAGtctgggagaaaaggaagaagcatCCCATGCAGAAGCCACAGGGGACCGGAGGGGACAAGAGGAGAAAACGTGAAGAGAGACGGGGCTTGAAGACAAAAGTCCCTTTGGCACAGCTGCCGGGTGCCAGATCAGACCAGACATCATTCTGACAGACTCCACTGTGGAGTGTTGGTGCTcatggggaggaggggcctggTCCACCCGCCTGTCCCCTCTCCAGAGGGTCCCCTGGCCTCCCTCTTCCAGGCTCAGGTTCAAGCCTCCTCCCTTGTAGCCAGAGCCTTCTTTCTGGGGACAGTCCTGACCCTGTCACTGCACAAagccctccagtggcttcccaggaccccaggatgacCTCCGGACTCCTCCATCGGCCAGCCCTCCGGTCTCGGCTCCTAGCCTctcaccccttcctctccccacccccacccacacccatGGGCCCCAGCCAAGCAGTTGGCCTGCTCCAGTTGACTGTGGGGCTCCCAGCAGTTACCCAGTATGGGACACATGGGCGTCACGATTC
Proteins encoded in this region:
- the GPR142 gene encoding probable G-protein coupled receptor 142, which encodes MLGGSCRDSQKSHEVTYDSGPRSMTLEGREADGPPRATLMPTANGSGPSQELGGHWPEIPERSPCVAGVIPVIYYSILLGLGLPVNLLTTVALTRLATRTRKPSYYYLLALTASDIVTQVVIVFVGFLLQGAVLARQVPQAVVRSANILEFATNHASVWIAVLLTVDRYSALCHPLRHRAASSPGRTRRAIATVLGAALLTGIPFYWWLDVWRDVDPPSMLDEVLKWAHCFTVYFIPCGVFLVTNLAIVCRLRRKSQSGLRPRVGKSTAILLGVTTLFALLWAPRIFVMLYHLYVAPVHRDWRVHLALDVANMAAMLNTAVNFGLYCFVSKTFRATIREVVHDAHLPCTLGSRPEGTVVDPALKPPGLPKGAER